Part of the Macrobrachium rosenbergii isolate ZJJX-2024 chromosome 30, ASM4041242v1, whole genome shotgun sequence genome is shown below.
caaatatattttcagaggtagttatttatttacttatttttgtattttttacaaggaaatacaaacagcacatttaagaattttgtttattttttgtttcattgatttGAAACCTTGTCAACAAAGGTCAACAAAAGAAgtcacttttacttattttttgtttcattgtttggaAACCTTGTTAACAAAAGTCAACAAAAGAAGTCAAGTGGTTTATCCCTTGTAAGAAGTTCTTGTGCAGCAGTAGTAATTCTTCTGGACTGAGCTGCGGCACCAGTTGGCACATCCCCCGAATCCTTTTCCAGGGTAAGAGGTCTGGAATGGGAATCCTGGAACGATGTCTGGGTAGTGGGCTGGGTCGTAGTCAGTGCTGACTCCTCCACCTACTGCACCTACACCTGCGCCAACACCTCCAGCTCCTCCAACACCTCCAGCTCCCCCAACACCTCCAGCTCCTCCAAGATGTCCTGCTCCAGCACCTGCTCCTCCAACACCACCAGCTCCTCCAAGATGGCCTGCTCCAACTCCTGCTCCTCCAACACCACCAGCTCCTCCAAGATGGCCTGCTCCAACACCTGCTCCTCCAACACCACCAGCTCCTCCAAGATGGCCTGCTCCAACACCAGCTCCTCCAACACCACCAGCTCCTCCAACACCACCAGCTCCTCCAAGATGGCCTGCTCCAACACCAGCTCCTCCAACAGCTCCGGCTCCTAGATGGTCAACTCCTCCTCCGACACCTGCACCTCCAAGAGAACCAGCTCCTCCAAGATGGCCTGCTCCAGCACCAGCTCCTCCAACACCTCCAGCTCCTCCAAGATGGCCTGCTCCAACACCAGCTCCTCCAACACCTCCAGCTCCTCCAAGATGGCCTGCTCCAACACCTGCTCCTCCAACACCTCCAGCTCCTAGATGGTCAGCTCCTCCTCCGACACCTGCACCTCCAAGAGAACCAGCGCCTCCAGCTACACCTGCTCCTGCGCCGCCAGCATAATCTGCACCTCCCACCCCTCCTGCAGCACCATGAGCTCCAGCTCCAGCTCCACCAGCTAAACCTGCTCCACCAGCTACACCTGCTCCACCAGCTAAACCTGCTCCACCAGCGTGAGCACCTGCGCCTCCCAAGTGGCCAGCACCTCCTACACCACCTGCGGCGCCATGAGCTCCAGCTCCAACTCCACCAGCTAAACCTGCTCCACCAGCTACACCTGCTCCACCAGCGTGAGCACCTGCGCCTCCCAAGTGGCCAGCACCTCCTGCACCACCTGCGGCGCCATGAGCTCCAACTCCCCCACCAGCACCTGTGGTGTGGAGGTGGC
Proteins encoded:
- the LOC136854918 gene encoding uncharacterized protein isoform X3 is translated as MFGKTAFVVALTLSSVALALPGRPSSLYQAPAKGSGSGGASLVLGSGGAPGGGGVGGGAGLAGGAGSAGGAGHLHTTGAGGGVGAHGAAGGAGGAGHLGGAGAHAGGAGVAGGAGLAGGVGAGAHGAAGGVGGAGHLGGAGAHAGGAGLAGGAGAGAHGAAGGVGGADYAGGAGAGVAGGAGSLGGAGVGGGADHLGAGGVGGAGVGAGHLGGAGGVGGAGGVGGAGAGAGHLGGAGSLGGAGVGGGVDHLGAGAVGGAGVGAGHLGGAGGVGGAGGVGGAGVGAGHLGGAGGVGGAGVGAGHLGGAGGVGGAGVGAGHLGGAGGVGGAGAGAGHLGGAGGVGGAGGVGGAGGVGAGVGAVGGGVSTDYDPAHYPDIVPGFPFQTSYPGKGFGGCANWCRSSVQKNYYCCTRTSYKG
- the LOC136854918 gene encoding uncharacterized protein isoform X5, with the translated sequence MFGKTAFVVALTLSSVALALPGRPSSLYQAPAKGSGSGGASLVLGSGGAPGGGGVGGGAGLAGGAGSAGGAGHLHTTGAGGGVGAHGAAGGAGGAGHLGGAGAHAGGAGVAGGAGLAGGVGAGAHGAAGGVGGAGHLGGAGAHAGGAGLAGGAGVAGGAGLAGGAGAGAHGAAGGVGGADYAGGAGAGVAGGAGSLGGAGVGGGADHLGAGGVGAGHLGGAGGVGGAGAGAGHLGGAGSLGGAGVGGGVDHLGAGGVGGAGGVGGAGVGAGHLGGAGGVGGAGVGAGHLGGAGGVGGAGVGAGHLGGAGGVGGAGAGAGHLGGAGGVGGAGGVGGAGGVGAGVGAVGGGVSTDYDPAHYPDIVPGFPFQTSYPGKGFGGCANWCRSSVQKNYYCCTRTSYKG
- the LOC136854918 gene encoding uncharacterized protein isoform X2; translated protein: MFGKTAFVVALTLSSVALALPGRPSSLYQAPAKGSGSGGASLVLGSGGAPGGGGVGGGAGLAGGAGSAGGAGHLHTTGAGGGVGAHGAAGGAGGAGHLGGAGAHAGGAGVAGGAGLAGGVGAGAHGAAGGVGGAGHLGGAGAHAGGAGLAGGAGVAGGAGLAGGAGAGAHGAAGGVGGADYAGGAGAGVAGGAGSLGGAGVGGGADHLGAGGVGAGHLGGAGGVGGAGAGAGHLGGAGSLGGAGVGGGVDHLGAGAVGGAGVGAGHLGGAGGVGGAGGVGGAGVGAGHLGGAGGVGGAGVGAGHLGGAGGVGGAGVGAGHLGGAGGVGGAGAGAGHLGGAGGVGGAGGVGGAGGVGAGVGAVGGGVSTDYDPAHYPDIVPGFPFQTSYPGKGFGGCANWCRSSVQKNYYCCTRTSYKG
- the LOC136854918 gene encoding uncharacterized protein isoform X4 translates to MFGKTAFVVALTLSSVALALPGRPSSLYQAPAKGSGSGGASLVLGSGGAPGGGGVGGGAGLAGGAGSAGGAGHLHTTGAGGGVGAHGAAGGAGGAGHLGGAGAHAGGAGVAGGAGLAGGVGAGAHGAAGGVGGAGHLGGAGAHAGGAGLAGGAGVAGGAGLAGGAGAGAHGAAGGVGGADYAGGAGAGVAGGAGSLGGAGVGGGADHLGAGGVGGAGVGAGHLGGAGGVGGAGGVGGAGAGAGHLGGAGSLGGAGVGGGVDHLGAGGVGGAGGVGGAGVGAGHLGGAGGVGGAGVGAGHLGGAGGVGGAGVGAGHLGGAGGVGGAGAGAGHLGGAGGVGGAGGVGGAGGVGAGVGAVGGGVSTDYDPAHYPDIVPGFPFQTSYPGKGFGGCANWCRSSVQKNYYCCTRTSYKG
- the LOC136854918 gene encoding uncharacterized protein isoform X6, coding for MFGKTAFVVALTLSSVALALPGRPSSLYQAPAKGSGSGGASLVLGSGGAPGGGGVGGGAGLAGGAGSAGGAGHLHTTGAGGGVGAHGAAGGAGGAGHLGGAGAHAGGAGLAGGAGVAGGAGLAGGAGAGAHGAAGGVGGADYAGGAGAGVAGGAGSLGGAGVGGGADHLGAGGVGGAGVGAGHLGGAGGVGGAGGVGGAGAGAGHLGGAGSLGGAGVGGGVDHLGAGAVGGAGVGAGHLGGAGGVGGAGGVGGAGVGAGHLGGAGGVGGAGVGAGHLGGAGGVGGAGVGAGHLGGAGGVGGAGAGAGHLGGAGGVGGAGGVGGAGGVGAGVGAVGGGVSTDYDPAHYPDIVPGFPFQTSYPGKGFGGCANWCRSSVQKNYYCCTRTSYKG
- the LOC136854918 gene encoding uncharacterized protein isoform X7; this encodes MFGKTAFVVALTLSSVALALPGRPSSLYQAPAKGSGSGGASLVLGSGGAPGGGGVGGGAGLAGGAGSAGGAGHLHTTGAGGGVGAHGAAGGAGGAGHLGGAGAHAGGAGLAGGAGAGAHGAAGGVGGADYAGGAGAGVAGGAGSLGGAGVGGGADHLGAGGVGGAGVGAGHLGGAGGVGGAGGVGGAGAGAGHLGGAGSLGGAGVGGGVDHLGAGAVGGAGVGAGHLGGAGGVGGAGGVGGAGVGAGHLGGAGGVGGAGVGAGHLGGAGGVGGAGVGAGHLGGAGGVGGAGAGAGHLGGAGGVGGAGGVGGAGGVGAGVGAVGGGVSTDYDPAHYPDIVPGFPFQTSYPGKGFGGCANWCRSSVQKNYYCCTRTSYKG
- the LOC136854918 gene encoding uncharacterized protein isoform X1; amino-acid sequence: MFGKTAFVVALTLSSVALALPGRPSSLYQAPAKGSGSGGASLVLGSGGAPGGGGVGGGAGLAGGAGSAGGAGHLHTTGAGGGVGAHGAAGGAGGAGHLGGAGAHAGGAGVAGGAGLAGGVGAGAHGAAGGVGGAGHLGGAGAHAGGAGLAGGAGVAGGAGLAGGAGAGAHGAAGGVGGADYAGGAGAGVAGGAGSLGGAGVGGGADHLGAGGVGGAGVGAGHLGGAGGVGGAGGVGGAGAGAGHLGGAGSLGGAGVGGGVDHLGAGAVGGAGVGAGHLGGAGGVGGAGGVGGAGVGAGHLGGAGGVGGAGVGAGHLGGAGGVGGAGVGAGHLGGAGGVGGAGAGAGHLGGAGGVGGAGGVGGAGGVGAGVGAVGGGVSTDYDPAHYPDIVPGFPFQTSYPGKGFGGCANWCRSSVQKNYYCCTRTSYKG
- the LOC136854918 gene encoding uncharacterized protein isoform X8, which translates into the protein MFGKTAFVVALTLSSVALALPGRPSSLYQAPAKGSGSGGASLVLGSGGAPGGGGVGGGAGLAGGAGSAGGAGHLHTTGAGGGVGAHGAAGGAGGAGHLGGAGAHAGGAGVAGGAGLAGGVGAGAHGAAGGVGGAGHLGGAGAHAGGAGLAGGAGVAGGAGLAGGAGAGAHGAAGGVGGADYAGGAGAGVAGGAGSLGGAGVGGGADHLGAGGVGGAGVGAGHLGGAGGVGGAGVGAGHLGGAGGVGAGHLGGAGGVGGAGVGAGHLGGAGGVGGAGAGAGHLGGAGGVGGAGGVGGAGGVGAGVGAVGGGVSTDYDPAHYPDIVPGFPFQTSYPGKGFGGCANWCRSSVQKNYYCCTRTSYKG